One window of the Thermasporomyces composti genome contains the following:
- a CDS encoding glycine betaine ABC transporter substrate-binding protein codes for MTRRRPRRQVVALAAVVVSSLLATGCGLKSAEQFTPAAEPGSIKPVPELEGVRIVVGSKDFTEQLILGKMAVILLRVAGADAVDQTGIAGSVATRQALLNGEIDATWDYTGTAWISYLGQTKPVPGRMAQWRAVRRADARNGVEWYPPAPLNNTYAFAVRAQTARRLGISELSDLAGVPREELTFCVDSEFASRDDGFEPMLDTYGVPLDDVVPRRNVRIMDAGVIYDATARGRCTFGEVFTTDGRIKALNLVVLEDDKGFFPNYNVAFNIRSDVARRYPQIRKVIEPVSAELTTEVMQDLNARVDVDGEDPGLVARDWLRSKGFVR; via the coding sequence ATGACACGCCGACGTCCTCGCCGGCAGGTGGTCGCCCTCGCCGCGGTCGTCGTCTCGTCGTTGCTGGCGACCGGTTGCGGCCTGAAGAGCGCCGAGCAGTTCACCCCAGCCGCCGAGCCCGGCTCGATCAAGCCGGTCCCCGAGCTCGAGGGCGTCCGGATCGTCGTGGGGTCGAAGGACTTCACCGAGCAGCTCATTCTGGGCAAGATGGCGGTCATCCTGCTCCGCGTCGCGGGAGCCGACGCCGTCGACCAGACGGGCATCGCCGGGAGCGTGGCGACCCGCCAAGCGCTGCTCAACGGCGAGATCGACGCCACCTGGGACTACACCGGCACGGCCTGGATCAGTTACCTGGGCCAGACCAAGCCCGTCCCGGGTCGCATGGCTCAGTGGAGAGCCGTGCGCCGAGCGGACGCCCGCAACGGCGTGGAGTGGTACCCGCCGGCGCCGCTCAACAACACCTACGCCTTCGCGGTCCGCGCCCAGACCGCACGACGCCTCGGGATCAGCGAACTGTCGGACCTCGCCGGGGTGCCTCGCGAGGAGCTGACGTTCTGCGTCGACTCCGAGTTCGCGAGCCGTGACGACGGTTTCGAGCCCATGCTCGACACCTATGGGGTGCCCCTCGATGACGTGGTCCCGCGGCGCAACGTGCGCATCATGGACGCGGGTGTGATCTACGACGCGACCGCCCGCGGCCGATGCACGTTCGGCGAGGTCTTCACCACCGACGGCCGGATCAAGGCGCTGAACCTTGTCGTCCTCGAGGACGACAAGGGGTTCTTCCCCAACTACAACGTCGCGTTCAATATTCGAAGCGACGTCGCGCGCCGCTACCCACAGATCCGGAAGGTGATCGAGCCGGTGAGCGCGGAACTGACCACCGAGGTCATGCAAGACCTCAACGCGAGGGTCGACGTCGATGGGGAAGACCCCGGGCTGGTGGCTCGCGACTGGCTCCGCAGCAAGGGGTTCGTTCGGTGA
- a CDS encoding ABC transporter ATP-binding protein gives MPDPTSAPFDGSRADGEVSGVPIDLEALTKRYPGQRVPAVENVTMHIPAGEIVVLVGPSGCGKTTTMKMINRLIEPTSGRVLLGGEDVARRDPDELRRGIGYVIQTGGLFPHMTVAQNIGVVPGLLKWSRSRIRERVDELLEMVGLEPAAYRDRYPRELSGGQQQRVGVARALAADPPVLLMDEPFGALDPITRQRLQDELLRLNDELRKTIVFVTHDFDEAVKLGDRIAVLAERSRIVQYDTPEEILANPADDFVASFVGAGAALKQLTITRVGSVELDEAVTATVGEDPATVARRLDEAGRRHCILLDTRGRPLRWVSLRELRSGSAALASADRDPSLEVVTLQSTLNDALDTMLTSSHGVVIVTGRRDVYQGVIRVETIMNAIHSMRSSAESSASSTEQSGGSAP, from the coding sequence GTGCCTGACCCGACGTCCGCACCTTTCGACGGCAGCCGCGCCGACGGAGAGGTCAGCGGCGTGCCGATCGACCTGGAAGCGCTCACCAAGCGCTATCCGGGCCAGCGGGTCCCGGCGGTGGAGAACGTCACGATGCACATCCCCGCCGGCGAGATCGTCGTGCTGGTCGGACCGTCAGGCTGTGGGAAGACGACCACGATGAAGATGATCAACCGGCTCATCGAGCCCACGAGTGGTCGCGTCCTCCTTGGCGGCGAAGACGTCGCCCGGCGAGACCCGGACGAGCTGCGGCGAGGGATCGGTTACGTCATCCAGACTGGTGGCCTGTTCCCGCACATGACCGTCGCGCAGAACATCGGCGTCGTGCCCGGCTTGCTCAAGTGGAGCCGGTCCAGGATCAGGGAGCGGGTCGACGAGCTGTTGGAGATGGTGGGCCTCGAGCCCGCCGCCTACCGTGACCGCTACCCGCGCGAGCTGTCGGGTGGACAGCAGCAGCGGGTGGGCGTAGCGCGCGCCTTGGCGGCGGATCCGCCGGTGCTGCTGATGGACGAGCCGTTCGGCGCGCTCGATCCGATCACCCGGCAGCGGCTGCAGGACGAGCTGCTCCGACTCAACGACGAGCTCCGCAAGACGATCGTCTTCGTCACCCACGACTTCGACGAGGCGGTCAAGCTGGGCGACCGGATCGCGGTGCTCGCCGAGCGCTCGCGGATCGTCCAGTACGACACCCCGGAGGAGATCCTCGCCAATCCAGCCGACGACTTCGTCGCGAGCTTCGTCGGCGCCGGCGCCGCGCTGAAGCAGCTGACGATCACGCGGGTCGGCAGCGTCGAGCTCGACGAAGCGGTGACGGCCACGGTGGGGGAGGACCCGGCGACCGTGGCGCGGAGGCTGGATGAGGCCGGGCGGCGCCATTGCATCCTGCTCGACACGCGCGGCCGGCCGCTGCGGTGGGTCTCCTTGCGAGAGCTGCGGTCCGGGTCGGCGGCGCTCGCCTCGGCCGACCGTGACCCCTCTCTCGAGGTGGTGACCCTCCAGTCCACGCTCAACGACGCCCTCGACACCATGCTCACCTCGAGCCACGGCGTCGTCATCGTCACCGGCCGGCGTGACGTCTACCAGGGCGTGATCCGGGTCGAGACGATCATGAACGCCATCCACTCCATGCGGTCCTCCGCGGAGTCGTCGGCATCGTCGACGGAGCAGTCCGGAGGGAGCGCGCCATGA
- the carA gene encoding glutamine-hydrolyzing carbamoyl-phosphate synthase small subunit, with translation MSKKTPALLVLEDGRVFRGVSYGAEGETFGEAVFTTGMTGYQETLTDPSYHRQIVVQTAPHIGNTGINEEDPESRRIWVAGYVVRDPARRPSSWRARRHLEDALVEAGIVGIAGIDTRALTRHLRERGAMRAGISTTETNPDALLARVLASPPMEGADLAGEVTTPTPYVVPARGAKRFTVAAIDLGMKAMTPQRLAERGIETHVLPATATLDDILAIDPDGVFISNGPGDPAASHHPVELARGALRAGLPLFGICFGNQIFARALGFGTYKLRFGHRGINQPVRDLRTRKVEITTHNHGFAVAWPGRDPGDTRIPTRDGADSYPAVETEFGVAEVSHVCLNDGVIEGLRLRGPSGTERAFSVQYHPEAAAGPHDAAYLFDRFADLMTAHRGGK, from the coding sequence TTGTCGAAAAAGACCCCTGCGCTGCTCGTCCTGGAGGACGGCAGAGTCTTTCGAGGAGTGTCCTACGGCGCCGAGGGAGAGACCTTCGGCGAGGCGGTGTTCACCACCGGGATGACCGGCTACCAGGAGACCCTGACCGACCCGTCGTACCACCGCCAGATCGTCGTCCAGACGGCACCGCACATCGGCAACACCGGGATCAACGAGGAGGACCCGGAGTCCCGCAGGATCTGGGTCGCCGGCTACGTCGTCCGCGACCCAGCGCGCCGACCCTCCAGCTGGCGGGCCCGCCGCCACCTCGAAGACGCCCTCGTCGAGGCCGGCATCGTCGGCATCGCGGGCATCGACACCCGCGCGCTCACCCGGCACCTGCGGGAGCGTGGCGCGATGAGGGCCGGCATCTCCACCACGGAGACGAACCCGGACGCCCTGCTGGCCCGGGTACTCGCCTCCCCTCCGATGGAGGGCGCCGACCTGGCCGGTGAGGTGACGACACCGACGCCCTACGTCGTCCCGGCCCGCGGGGCCAAGCGCTTCACCGTCGCCGCGATCGACCTGGGTATGAAGGCGATGACCCCGCAGCGCCTGGCCGAGCGGGGGATCGAGACGCACGTCCTGCCGGCCACGGCGACCCTCGACGACATCCTCGCGATCGACCCCGACGGCGTCTTCATCTCCAACGGGCCGGGCGACCCTGCCGCCAGCCACCACCCGGTCGAGCTGGCCCGGGGCGCGCTGCGCGCCGGCCTGCCGTTGTTCGGTATCTGCTTCGGCAACCAGATCTTCGCCCGCGCGCTGGGCTTCGGCACCTACAAGCTGCGGTTCGGCCACCGCGGCATCAACCAGCCCGTGCGGGACCTGCGAACGCGCAAGGTGGAGATCACCACGCACAACCACGGCTTCGCCGTCGCCTGGCCCGGCCGCGATCCAGGCGACACCCGGATCCCCACGCGCGACGGCGCGGACAGCTACCCCGCCGTCGAGACCGAGTTCGGCGTGGCCGAGGTCAGTCACGTGTGCCTCAACGACGGCGTGATCGAAGGGCTACGGCTCCGTGGTCCGAGCGGCACCGAACGCGCCTTCTCGGTCCAGTACCACCCCGAGGCGGCCGCGGGGCCGCACGACGCGGCCTACCTGTTCGACCGGTTCGCCGACCTCATGACCGCGCACCGGGGAGGGAAGTGA
- a CDS encoding transcriptional regulator, translated as MPSDYAKALGAKLRAIRQQQGLSLHGVEQKSKGRWKAVVVGSYERGDRAVTVQKLSELAEFYGVPITELLPGVGPIGAAAEPPPKLVLDLERLSQLEGVEVAPLARYAATIQAQRGDYNGKVLSIRKEDMRTLAVIYDERPSVLAERLVAWGVLNPDAAEAVSDEDS; from the coding sequence ATGCCGAGCGACTACGCCAAGGCCCTGGGTGCGAAACTCCGCGCCATCAGGCAGCAACAGGGCCTCTCTCTTCACGGGGTCGAGCAGAAGTCCAAGGGGCGCTGGAAGGCGGTTGTGGTCGGCTCCTACGAGCGTGGAGACCGAGCCGTAACCGTGCAGAAGCTGTCCGAGCTTGCGGAGTTCTACGGCGTGCCTATCACCGAGCTGCTGCCGGGCGTCGGGCCCATCGGCGCCGCGGCGGAGCCGCCACCCAAGCTCGTGCTCGACCTGGAGCGCCTCAGCCAGCTCGAGGGCGTCGAGGTGGCACCGCTGGCGCGGTACGCCGCGACGATCCAGGCCCAGCGTGGGGACTACAACGGCAAGGTGTTGTCCATCCGTAAGGAGGACATGCGCACCCTCGCCGTCATCTACGACGAGCGGCCCAGCGTCCTCGCCGAGCGGTTGGTGGCCTGGGGCGTTCTCAACCCCGACGCCGCCGAGGCTGTCTCCGACGAAGACAGCTGA
- the pyrR gene encoding bifunctional pyr operon transcriptional regulator/uracil phosphoribosyltransferase PyrR gives MSPAQGSRRSPAPARATARRDGRAVLDEADIARALTRIAHEILERNKGSRDVVLLGIPSRGVELARRIGQRIAAVEEGFDSVGALDVTMYRDDLRLRPARALGQTTIPEQGVDGKVVVLVDDVLYSGRTIRAALTALDDIGRPRAVQLAVLVDRGHRELPIRADFVGKNLPTAADERVTVLLREYDGDEAVLIAKDEGGRR, from the coding sequence GTGTCTCCTGCCCAGGGTTCGCGGCGGTCGCCGGCGCCAGCCCGCGCCACCGCCCGTCGCGACGGGCGAGCGGTCCTCGACGAGGCCGACATCGCCCGCGCACTCACACGCATCGCGCACGAGATCCTCGAACGCAACAAGGGCTCTCGCGACGTCGTCCTGCTCGGCATCCCCAGCCGTGGGGTGGAGCTGGCGCGCCGCATCGGCCAGCGCATCGCCGCCGTCGAAGAAGGCTTCGACTCGGTCGGAGCCTTGGACGTCACGATGTACCGCGACGACCTGCGGCTGCGTCCGGCGCGTGCGCTCGGCCAGACGACGATTCCCGAGCAGGGCGTGGACGGCAAGGTCGTCGTCCTCGTCGACGACGTGCTCTACTCCGGCAGGACCATCCGCGCGGCGCTCACGGCGTTGGACGACATCGGCCGACCGCGGGCGGTCCAGCTGGCGGTCCTCGTCGACCGCGGCCACCGGGAGCTGCCCATCCGGGCGGACTTCGTGGGCAAGAACCTCCCGACAGCCGCCGACGAGCGCGTCACCGTTCTGCTGCGCGAGTACGACGGCGACGAGGCGGTCCTCATCGCCAAGGACGAGGGAGGACGGCGATGA
- a CDS encoding aspartate carbamoyltransferase catalytic subunit, with protein MRHLLSASDLSRDEALLVLDTAERLRELADRPIKKLPTLRGRTVVNLFFEDSTRTRISFEAAAKRLSADVINFSARGSSVAKGESLKDTALTLEAMGADAVVVRHSASGAPHRLATSGWIRSSVINAGDGTHEHPTQALLDAFTIRRHLGGLEGRRVTIVGDILHSRVARSNVLLLSTLGAEVTLVAPPTLLPVGVEQWSCAVSYDLDAVLPKSDVVMMLRVQRERMPADSEARARGTAYFPSAREYSRRYGLSGDRLAALPDHAIVMHPGPMNRGMEISADVADSPRSVVVEQVTNGVAVRMAVLYLLLAGARPASDEAERGGERP; from the coding sequence ATGAGGCACCTCCTCTCCGCGTCGGACCTGTCCCGCGACGAGGCGCTGCTGGTGCTCGACACCGCGGAACGTCTGCGCGAGCTCGCGGACCGACCCATCAAGAAGCTGCCGACGCTGCGTGGACGCACGGTCGTCAACCTGTTCTTCGAAGACTCCACTCGTACGCGGATCTCCTTCGAGGCGGCGGCCAAGCGGCTCTCCGCGGACGTGATCAACTTCTCCGCGCGGGGGTCGAGTGTGGCCAAGGGGGAGAGCCTGAAGGACACCGCCCTCACCTTGGAGGCGATGGGCGCCGACGCGGTGGTCGTCCGCCACAGCGCCAGCGGGGCGCCGCACCGGTTGGCGACGTCGGGATGGATTCGCAGCAGCGTCATCAACGCCGGTGACGGGACGCACGAGCATCCCACCCAGGCGCTGCTCGACGCGTTCACCATCCGCCGACACCTGGGCGGGCTGGAGGGTCGTCGAGTCACGATCGTCGGCGACATCCTCCACAGCCGGGTCGCCCGGTCCAACGTGCTCCTGCTGTCCACCCTCGGCGCCGAGGTGACCCTGGTCGCGCCACCCACGCTGCTGCCGGTCGGGGTCGAGCAGTGGTCCTGCGCGGTCTCGTACGACCTCGACGCGGTACTGCCCAAGAGCGACGTGGTGATGATGCTGCGCGTCCAGCGGGAGCGCATGCCGGCTGACTCCGAGGCGCGGGCGCGGGGGACCGCGTACTTCCCGAGCGCACGGGAGTACAGCCGTCGGTACGGGCTCAGCGGGGACCGATTGGCGGCGCTGCCCGACCACGCGATCGTCATGCACCCCGGCCCCATGAATCGGGGGATGGAGATCTCCGCCGACGTCGCCGACTCGCCGCGCTCGGTGGTGGTCGAGCAGGTCACCAATGGCGTCGCCGTCCGCATGGCTGTGCTCTACTTGCTGCTGGCCGGAGCGCGGCCGGCGAGCGACGAAGCCGAGCGAGGGGGAGAGCGCCCATGA
- a CDS encoding ABC transporter permease — protein sequence MTATGANPDAPALEESRTGRETSVWRWVGQPVAVLIMVAACLGYVAIADLDAVAARQLTWSALATRTWEHIRLTFVATLVVLAIALPCGVLLTRQRTKAAAPLVTIAANVGQAAPAIGLLVLLALWLGLGFRTSVIALSAYAVLPVLRNTIAGIRGVDPRLVEAGRGMGMSATSVLFRIELVLALPVILAGVRVALILLVGTATLATFIDGGGLGLLITTGIKLQRTSVLVVGAILVAALALLIDWLGRVVEELARPKGV from the coding sequence ATGACCGCCACGGGGGCGAACCCGGACGCTCCGGCCCTCGAGGAGTCTCGAACCGGACGCGAGACGTCGGTGTGGCGGTGGGTGGGGCAACCCGTCGCCGTGCTGATCATGGTCGCCGCCTGCCTCGGCTACGTCGCCATCGCCGACCTCGACGCGGTGGCGGCACGACAGCTCACCTGGAGCGCGCTGGCCACCCGGACCTGGGAGCACATCCGGCTGACCTTCGTCGCGACGCTGGTCGTGCTCGCCATCGCCCTACCTTGTGGCGTCCTGCTGACCCGGCAACGCACGAAAGCCGCGGCGCCTCTCGTCACGATCGCGGCCAACGTCGGTCAGGCCGCGCCGGCCATCGGCTTGCTCGTGCTGCTGGCGTTGTGGCTCGGCCTCGGCTTCCGCACCAGCGTGATCGCCCTGTCGGCGTACGCCGTACTACCGGTGCTGCGGAACACCATCGCCGGTATCCGGGGAGTCGACCCGCGCCTCGTCGAGGCAGGACGCGGGATGGGGATGTCGGCGACGTCCGTGCTGTTCCGGATCGAGCTGGTGCTCGCGCTTCCCGTGATCCTGGCCGGCGTCCGAGTGGCGCTCATCCTGCTCGTGGGCACCGCCACGCTCGCGACCTTCATCGACGGCGGCGGGCTGGGATTGCTGATCACCACCGGCATCAAGCTGCAACGCACCAGCGTGCTCGTGGTGGGCGCGATCCTGGTCGCCGCGCTCGCGCTGCTCATCGACTGGCTCGGTCGAGTCGTGGAGGAGCTGGCGCGCCCCAAGGGCGTGTGA
- a CDS encoding dihydroorotase has product MNSYLLRGARPLGGEPVDVLLRDGLIAEMGTGLSAPGASVVDADGLVLLPGLVDLHTHLREPGREDAETVETGTRAAALGGFTAVFAMPNTDPTADTAGVVEQVYRLGQEAGHCDVQPIGAVTVGRAGTQLAELGAMADSAARVRVFSDDGDCVSDAVLMRRALEYVKAFDGVIAQHAQEPRLTEGAQMNESALSGRLGLAGWPAVAEEAIIARDVLLAAHVGSRVHICHVSTAGSVDILRWAKSRGYPVTAEVTPHHLLLTEELVTGYDPIYKVNPPLRSADDVRALREALADGTIDCVATDHAPHPVEDKECEWQAAAMGMIGLETALPVVQQAMVDTGLLDWAGVAERMSIRPARIGRLAGHGQPVEVGAPANLTLYDPAAPWVVDPAELASRSRNTPFAGTTLPGRVVATFLRGRPTVLDGKPQ; this is encoded by the coding sequence ATGAACAGCTACCTTCTCCGTGGAGCCCGCCCGCTCGGCGGCGAGCCGGTCGACGTGCTCCTTCGCGATGGTCTGATCGCCGAGATGGGGACAGGCCTGTCGGCGCCCGGGGCGAGCGTCGTCGACGCTGACGGTCTCGTCCTCCTGCCGGGGCTGGTCGACTTGCACACCCACCTGCGGGAGCCTGGTCGGGAGGACGCGGAGACGGTCGAGACCGGCACGCGGGCTGCTGCGCTCGGCGGTTTCACCGCGGTCTTCGCGATGCCCAACACGGATCCGACCGCCGACACCGCGGGCGTGGTCGAGCAGGTCTACCGGCTCGGTCAGGAGGCCGGCCACTGCGACGTCCAGCCCATCGGGGCGGTCACCGTGGGGCGCGCCGGCACCCAGCTCGCCGAGCTCGGCGCGATGGCCGACTCCGCGGCCCGGGTGCGGGTGTTCAGCGACGATGGCGACTGCGTCTCCGACGCGGTCCTCATGCGGCGAGCGCTCGAGTACGTCAAGGCGTTCGATGGGGTGATCGCACAGCACGCCCAAGAGCCCCGGCTGACCGAGGGCGCCCAGATGAACGAGAGCGCCCTGTCCGGCAGACTCGGCCTGGCCGGCTGGCCGGCGGTCGCGGAGGAGGCGATCATCGCCCGCGATGTGCTGCTCGCCGCCCACGTGGGGTCGCGTGTACACATCTGCCACGTCTCTACCGCTGGCTCGGTCGACATCCTTCGGTGGGCGAAGAGCCGTGGCTATCCAGTCACGGCGGAGGTCACGCCCCACCACCTCCTGCTCACCGAGGAGCTCGTGACGGGCTACGACCCGATCTACAAGGTCAACCCGCCCTTGCGGTCCGCCGACGACGTCCGGGCGCTGCGTGAGGCGTTGGCTGACGGCACCATCGACTGCGTCGCCACCGACCACGCACCCCACCCGGTGGAGGACAAGGAGTGCGAGTGGCAGGCCGCCGCGATGGGCATGATCGGCCTCGAGACGGCCCTGCCCGTCGTGCAGCAGGCGATGGTTGACACCGGGCTCTTGGACTGGGCGGGCGTCGCCGAGCGGATGTCGATTCGCCCCGCGCGCATCGGACGGCTCGCCGGGCACGGCCAGCCTGTGGAGGTGGGCGCGCCGGCCAACCTCACCCTCTACGACCCGGCGGCGCCGTGGGTGGTCGATCCGGCTGAGCTGGCCAGTCGTTCCCGCAACACTCCGTTCGCCGGCACCACTCTGCCCGGTCGGGTGGTCGCGACGTTCCTGCGCGGTCGACCCACAGTCCTGGACGGGAAGCCACAGTGA